One region of Thiorhodovibrio frisius genomic DNA includes:
- the idi gene encoding isopentenyl-diphosphate Delta-isomerase — MTSRRGLDEEMTSLSTHATVSFDDEPLILVDSDDTVTGYQNKAQAHEGGGVLHRAFSIFLFNPRGEVLLQQRSGEKPLWPLFWSNSCCSHPRRGESYQEATHRRLREELAVDTELDFIYRFEYHAPFQDIGSERELCSVYIGRLDDTQAIDVNPSEIADWRWLSLTDTDALVATHGQAEPPERITPWFVMEWQRLRSDFPERIVQLAL, encoded by the coding sequence ATGACCAGCCGTCGCGGTCTTGATGAGGAGATGACATCCTTGAGCACCCATGCCACTGTGTCCTTCGACGATGAGCCACTGATTCTGGTGGACTCGGACGACACCGTCACCGGCTACCAGAACAAAGCCCAGGCGCATGAGGGCGGCGGCGTCCTGCATCGCGCATTTTCGATTTTTCTGTTCAACCCGCGCGGGGAAGTGCTGCTGCAACAGCGCAGCGGCGAGAAACCCCTATGGCCGTTGTTCTGGTCCAACAGCTGCTGCAGCCATCCGCGCCGGGGCGAGAGTTATCAGGAGGCCACCCATCGCCGCCTGAGAGAAGAGCTTGCCGTGGATACCGAGCTTGATTTCATTTATCGCTTCGAGTACCACGCACCATTCCAAGACATCGGCTCGGAACGCGAGCTTTGTTCCGTCTATATTGGCCGCCTGGATGACACCCAGGCCATCGACGTCAACCCAAGCGAGATCGCCGACTGGCGCTGGCTGAGCCTGACCGATACCGACGCCCTGGTCGCCACCCACGGGCAGGCCGAGCCACCGGAGCGGATCACACCCTGGTTTGTAATGGAATGGCAGCGCCTGCGCAGTGATTTCCCCGAGCGCATCGTACAGCTTGCGCTTTAG
- a CDS encoding ISKra4-like element ISThio1 family transposase, which produces MPCYTISLPSLDCYEGAIAQFVQLLETLSGEQAQHATHGEIEALVQQGGMKLLCEMVQSHLEQRAREEPRYASVIGADGYPRTHHRAGCTRLLETRFGEVTVTRRGYGARGLQSVFPLDAELNLPPGRYSHGLCEVLAGEVVNNSFDAALAALEQAGGGTLAKRQAEEVAVHLSQDFDAFYAQPFVPQEPNEASERLLIISADGKGIVMRPSDLREATRKARERQAHKQQTRLSPGEKKQRKRMATVASVYEVEPYPRTPEQILDPKQAPAGKRPEVQNKRTWARVEADQRTVIEQAFEEAMRRDPDQHRRWVVLCDGQEDLLRQVTAAAERYKVEVVVIQDFIHVLEYLWKAAHALFPETPAEREQWVMERAMAILEGRAHDVAVGLRRAATRKQLGETARKPIDKAADYIDNNRERLEYDQALALGLPIATGVIEGACRHLVKDRMDLTGARWGLARAEAILKLRSLKISGDLPAYLAFHFDAEHRRHYPGPPIPLDLPVAA; this is translated from the coding sequence ATGCCATGCTACACGATTTCTTTGCCAAGCCTCGATTGCTACGAGGGGGCGATCGCGCAGTTCGTCCAACTGCTTGAGACGCTGAGCGGGGAGCAAGCCCAACATGCCACGCACGGGGAAATCGAAGCGCTGGTGCAACAGGGCGGCATGAAGCTGCTGTGTGAGATGGTCCAGTCGCACCTGGAACAAAGAGCGCGAGAGGAACCGCGGTATGCGTCCGTGATTGGCGCCGATGGTTATCCCCGGACCCATCATCGCGCCGGCTGTACCCGACTTCTGGAGACCCGCTTTGGGGAAGTGACCGTCACGCGCCGGGGCTACGGTGCGCGGGGACTCCAGAGCGTCTTCCCCTTGGATGCTGAGCTGAATCTGCCCCCGGGCAGGTATTCCCATGGCCTGTGCGAGGTGCTGGCCGGTGAGGTCGTGAACAACTCCTTCGACGCCGCGCTTGCGGCACTCGAACAAGCCGGCGGCGGGACGCTGGCCAAGCGCCAAGCCGAGGAGGTGGCCGTGCATCTGAGCCAGGACTTCGACGCCTTCTACGCCCAACCCTTTGTCCCCCAGGAGCCGAATGAAGCGAGCGAACGCCTCCTGATCATCAGTGCTGACGGCAAGGGCATCGTGATGCGCCCCAGCGATTTGCGCGAGGCCACCCGCAAGGCGCGCGAGCGCCAAGCGCACAAGCAACAGACCCGGCTGAGTCCTGGGGAGAAAAAGCAGCGCAAACGCATGGCCACCGTCGCCTCGGTCTATGAGGTCGAGCCCTACCCACGCACCCCAGAGCAGATCCTTGATCCCAAACAAGCCCCCGCGGGCAAACGTCCCGAAGTCCAGAACAAACGCACCTGGGCACGCGTGGAGGCCGATCAGCGCACCGTCATCGAGCAGGCGTTTGAGGAGGCCATGCGCCGCGACCCGGATCAGCACCGCCGCTGGGTGGTGCTCTGTGACGGTCAGGAAGATCTGCTGCGCCAAGTCACAGCCGCGGCCGAGCGCTACAAGGTCGAGGTGGTGGTGATCCAGGACTTCATCCATGTGCTGGAATATCTGTGGAAAGCCGCGCATGCGCTCTTTCCCGAGACCCCCGCGGAGCGCGAGCAGTGGGTGATGGAGCGCGCCATGGCCATCCTCGAAGGTCGCGCCCACGACGTGGCCGTGGGACTGCGCCGCGCGGCAACGCGCAAGCAACTCGGCGAGACGGCGCGCAAACCCATCGATAAGGCGGCCGACTATATCGACAACAACCGCGAGCGCCTCGAATACGACCAAGCGCTTGCGCTGGGGCTGCCAATCGCCACTGGTGTGATCGAAGGCGCCTGTCGCCATCTCGTCAAAGATCGCATGGATCTCACCGGGGCGCGTTGGGGGCTGGCCCGCGCCGAGGCGATCCTGAAACTGCGCTCACTAAAGATCAGTGGGGACTTGCCGGCCTATCTTGCGTTTCACTTCGACGCTGAGCACCGACGCCACTATCCAGGACCACCGATCCCGCTGGACTTGCCCGTGGCGGCATGA
- a CDS encoding DUF2887 domain-containing protein: MKTDHPIYLYLRSGSEAFRVLSGGLVLEGPYKACSLTIKDIERRLDGLVEPDGHSGPTFVLEFQAQPSAKSLYNLNTKVGLYGEEHPDREVLGIAVFLRAVDIPERPSWVHQNGSPIRCVALEPVLQELLAREPDNPFVAVFAPLIIASDAELSERAPALWQSIQQAPLAQDIRETLSNVLEFWLFERYKDKTEEEIWAMLNLVTPIQETKAYQSIYAKGEAAGEARGEARGEARGEARGETRGKVITLHRQLTRRFGPLPPWAEQRIAAAPKAQLETWLDGIFDATSVEDLLGGEERH, encoded by the coding sequence ATGAAAACCGATCATCCGATCTACCTGTACCTACGCAGCGGCTCCGAAGCCTTCCGGGTTCTCTCGGGTGGCTTGGTGCTGGAAGGCCCCTACAAAGCCTGCTCGCTGACCATCAAAGACATCGAGCGCCGACTCGATGGCTTGGTCGAACCCGACGGTCATTCAGGTCCGACCTTTGTGCTTGAATTCCAGGCCCAGCCGTCGGCCAAGTCGCTGTACAATCTCAACACCAAGGTCGGCCTCTACGGAGAGGAACACCCGGATCGGGAGGTGCTGGGCATTGCGGTGTTTCTGCGCGCGGTCGATATTCCCGAGCGCCCAAGCTGGGTCCATCAGAATGGCTCGCCAATTCGTTGCGTGGCGCTGGAACCCGTATTGCAGGAGCTGCTCGCGCGCGAGCCGGACAACCCCTTCGTTGCGGTCTTTGCACCGCTGATCATTGCCAGCGATGCCGAGTTGAGTGAACGCGCCCCGGCGCTATGGCAGAGCATCCAACAAGCGCCGCTTGCACAAGACATCCGCGAGACGCTGTCGAATGTGCTGGAATTTTGGTTGTTTGAACGCTACAAAGACAAGACCGAAGAGGAGATTTGGGCCATGTTAAATCTGGTGACTCCAATCCAAGAGACGAAGGCGTATCAGTCGATTTATGCTAAGGGTGAGGCAGCAGGTGAGGCAAGGGGCGAGGCAAGGGGCGAAGCAAGGGGCGAAGCAAGGGGCGAAACAAGGGGTAAAGTGATCACCCTGCACCGCCAGCTCACCCGCCGCTTTGGCCCATTGCCCCCTTGGGCCGAGCAGCGCATTGCCGCCGCACCCAAGGCGCAGCTTGAGACCTGGCTAGACGGTATTTTCGATGCCACGAGCGTTGAGGATTTACTCGGGGGCGAAGAGCGGCACTGA
- a CDS encoding universal stress protein, which yields MFKTIMVPVDLAHLGALEKALTVAADLSLHYGAALCYVGVTTSQPSAVARTPEEYEVKLRAFAEEHAPDSGHEPTARVYNSHDPAADLDKILVQATADVGADLVVMATHLPTHLDAIMPANGAKIAQHTKASVFLVRRDLSAE from the coding sequence ATGTTTAAGACGATTATGGTGCCGGTAGACCTTGCGCACTTGGGTGCGCTGGAGAAGGCTCTGACGGTGGCGGCGGATCTCTCGCTCCACTACGGGGCGGCTCTGTGCTACGTCGGCGTGACCACTTCCCAGCCCAGTGCGGTGGCCCGCACGCCCGAGGAGTATGAGGTCAAGCTCAGGGCTTTTGCCGAGGAACATGCCCCCGACAGCGGCCATGAGCCGACGGCGCGCGTCTATAACAGCCATGATCCGGCTGCCGACCTGGACAAAATCCTCGTCCAGGCCACTGCTGATGTCGGTGCCGACCTGGTGGTCATGGCGACGCATCTGCCCACCCATCTCGATGCCATCATGCCCGCCAACGGGGCCAAGATCGCCCAGCACACCAAGGCATCCGTGTTTCTCGTGCGGCGGGATCTTTCCGCCGAATAA
- a CDS encoding DUF2887 domain-containing protein, whose product MKTDHPIYLYLRSGSEAFRVLSGGLVLEGPYKACSLTIKDIERRLDGLVEPDGHSGPTFVLEFQAQPSAKSLYNLNTKVGLYGEEHPDREVLGIAVFLRAVDIPERPSWVHQNGSPIRCVALEPVLQELLAREPDNPFVAVFAPLIIASDAELSERAPALWQSIQQAPLAQDIRETLSNVLEFWLFERYKDKTEEEIWAMLNLVTPIQETKAYQSIYAKGEAAGEARGEARGEARGKVITLHRQLTRRFGPLPPWAEQRIAAAPKAQLETWLDGIFDATSVEDLLGGEERH is encoded by the coding sequence ATGAAAACCGATCATCCGATCTACCTGTACCTACGCAGCGGCTCCGAAGCCTTCCGGGTTCTCTCGGGTGGCTTGGTGCTGGAAGGCCCCTACAAAGCCTGCTCGCTGACCATCAAAGACATCGAGCGCCGACTCGATGGCTTGGTCGAACCCGACGGTCATTCAGGTCCGACCTTTGTGCTTGAATTCCAGGCCCAGCCGTCGGCCAAGTCGCTGTACAATCTCAACACCAAGGTCGGCCTCTACGGAGAGGAACACCCGGATCGGGAGGTGCTGGGCATTGCGGTGTTTCTGCGCGCGGTCGATATTCCCGAGCGCCCAAGCTGGGTCCATCAGAATGGCTCGCCAATTCGTTGCGTGGCGCTGGAACCCGTATTGCAGGAGCTGCTCGCGCGCGAGCCGGACAACCCCTTCGTTGCGGTCTTTGCACCGCTGATCATTGCCAGCGATGCCGAGTTGAGTGAACGCGCCCCGGCGCTATGGCAGAGCATCCAACAAGCGCCGCTTGCACAAGACATCCGCGAGACGCTGTCGAATGTGCTGGAATTTTGGTTGTTTGAACGCTACAAAGACAAGACCGAAGAGGAGATTTGGGCCATGTTAAATCTGGTGACTCCAATCCAAGAGACGAAGGCGTATCAGTCGATTTATGCTAAGGGTGAGGCAGCAGGTGAGGCAAGGGGCGAGGCAAGGGGCGAAGCAAGGGGTAAAGTGATCACCCTGCACCGCCAGCTCACCCGCCGCTTTGGCCCATTGCCCCCTTGGGCCGAGCAGCGCATTGCCGCCGCACCCAAGGCGCAGCTTGAGACCTGGCTAGACGGTATTTTCGATGCCACGAGCGTTGAGGATTTACTCGGGGGCGAAGAGCGGCACTGA
- a CDS encoding metal-dependent hydrolase family protein, with product MPMFPRILKSLLALNLLAAPMMTPAETPDQTPTQPAAQSPATAQPQSPSKAEPSKAVLFEQVRIFDGRAEQLTEPMWILVVGNRIEAISKAPLEPPEGAALTRIDGEGRTLMPGLIDAHTHVMYATLSQQTLLTSDIGFLNIAATRAAYDMLMRGFTSIRDLGGPVFGLKRGIDAGLVLGPRIWPAGAFISQSGGHGDFRLPNELPAAPSAFSYSEKVGAAVIADSPDAVRKRAREQLALGASQIKLMAGGGVASIYDPLDVTQYTVAELRAAVEAAENWGTYVTVHAYTPRAVRQAIEAGVQCIDHGQLLDEDTARLIAEHDLWWSLQPFIDDQPSPYPEGSANRVKQLAMYAGTDRAYRLAKQFDIKTAWGTDILFSAKNAPRQGHKLAVMERWFTPAEALRMATSGNAELLALSGPRSPYQGPLGVVETGALADLLLVDGNPLEDLSLVADAANNFLVIMKDGQIYKNSLAAD from the coding sequence ATGCCCATGTTTCCCCGTATTCTCAAGTCGCTCCTCGCGCTCAACTTGCTAGCCGCACCCATGATGACTCCAGCCGAGACCCCAGACCAAACTCCGACCCAGCCTGCGGCCCAATCCCCCGCGACCGCTCAGCCCCAATCACCGTCAAAGGCAGAACCGTCCAAGGCTGTGCTTTTCGAGCAGGTACGCATTTTCGATGGGCGCGCCGAGCAACTCACCGAGCCGATGTGGATCCTTGTGGTCGGCAATCGCATCGAGGCGATCTCGAAAGCGCCGCTGGAACCGCCGGAAGGCGCTGCCCTGACGCGCATCGACGGCGAGGGCCGCACCCTAATGCCTGGGCTGATCGATGCCCACACCCATGTGATGTACGCCACCCTGTCGCAGCAAACATTGCTCACCAGCGACATCGGCTTTCTCAATATCGCGGCCACGCGCGCGGCTTACGACATGCTGATGCGTGGCTTCACCAGCATTCGCGATCTCGGCGGCCCGGTGTTCGGGCTCAAGCGCGGGATCGACGCCGGGCTGGTCCTAGGGCCCCGCATCTGGCCGGCTGGAGCCTTCATCTCCCAGAGCGGTGGCCACGGCGACTTCCGGCTGCCGAACGAGCTACCCGCCGCGCCCAGTGCCTTCTCCTACAGCGAGAAGGTCGGCGCCGCCGTCATTGCGGACAGCCCGGACGCCGTGCGCAAGCGCGCCCGCGAGCAATTGGCGCTCGGCGCTTCGCAAATCAAGCTCATGGCCGGCGGCGGTGTGGCCTCCATCTACGACCCGCTGGATGTCACCCAATACACAGTCGCGGAGCTGCGCGCGGCGGTCGAGGCGGCGGAGAACTGGGGGACCTATGTGACCGTGCATGCCTACACCCCTCGCGCCGTGCGCCAGGCGATCGAGGCCGGCGTGCAATGCATCGACCATGGTCAGCTGCTCGACGAGGACACCGCGCGCTTGATCGCGGAGCATGATCTCTGGTGGAGCCTGCAGCCCTTCATCGACGATCAGCCCTCGCCTTATCCGGAAGGGTCCGCCAACCGCGTCAAGCAACTGGCGATGTACGCCGGCACGGATCGCGCCTACCGGCTGGCCAAGCAGTTCGACATCAAGACCGCCTGGGGCACCGACATTCTGTTCAGCGCCAAGAACGCACCCCGCCAGGGTCACAAACTGGCGGTGATGGAGCGCTGGTTCACCCCGGCCGAGGCATTGCGCATGGCCACCTCGGGCAACGCCGAGCTGCTCGCGCTCTCAGGGCCGCGCAGTCCCTACCAAGGACCGCTTGGCGTGGTCGAGACCGGCGCGCTGGCCGATCTGCTGCTGGTCGACGGCAATCCACTGGAGGATCTCTCCCTGGTGGCCGACGCGGCCAACAACTTTCTGGTGATCATGAAGGACGGCCAGATCTACAAAAACAGCCTGGCCGCAGACTAG